In Deltaproteobacteria bacterium, one DNA window encodes the following:
- a CDS encoding PEGA domain-containing protein, with the protein MRRSIARGMKVLSLASLLLAGAVLLGGCYPKSQVYGVGNEGGLVFNVNPPEAEVFLDGVGQGASSGYTEDRYLKVSPGKHVLELRLDGYETYSREIYVANSLLWIEAGLIKR; encoded by the coding sequence ATGAGGAGATCGATCGCGCGTGGAATGAAGGTCCTGTCGCTCGCCTCGTTGCTGCTCGCCGGCGCCGTCCTGCTCGGGGGGTGCTACCCGAAGAGCCAGGTCTACGGCGTGGGGAACGAGGGCGGGCTCGTCTTCAACGTGAACCCGCCGGAGGCCGAGGTGTTCCTCGACGGCGTGGGGCAGGGGGCGTCTTCGGGGTACACGGAGGATCGGTACCTGAAGGTGTCCCCCGGGAAGCACGTCCTGGAGCTGCGGCTCGACGGCTACGAGACGTACTCGAGGGAGATCTACGTGGCGAACTCGCTGCTGTGGATCGAGGCGGGGCTGATCAAGCGGTAA
- a CDS encoding radical SAM protein codes for MANILLNTECNRACPYCFAEQEISRKAGDRITRENLIYIADFLWANGKRDVSLVGGEPTLHPQCVDFILYLLDRGFDVTLFSNGLLDASVLDEFGRCLKDAPPDRFNIVCNLNDPILTPPTSSGEARLREFLSSMGPLITPGFNIYRPDFTLEFLFELIRAYGLRRFLRLGIAHPTPGGKSAFVRSRDMRRVVERLFTYRAVFEDHRIMPGLDCGFTRCRFSDRELDWLRRFSCRAVFRCSPSVDISPDMDLFHCLPLSRYRRRSLLEFDSMEEIASHFVRMRDEIRSEAAGVFVECDGCRHRLEDVCSGGGLCHVVSRSSDGAPLRNGEEVLVGRQEVARPTHLLRFTA; via the coding sequence ATGGCGAATATCCTGCTCAACACCGAGTGTAACCGCGCCTGCCCGTACTGCTTTGCCGAACAGGAGATATCGCGCAAGGCAGGCGACCGGATCACCCGCGAAAACCTGATATACATCGCCGATTTCCTCTGGGCAAACGGGAAAAGGGACGTTTCGCTGGTCGGCGGAGAGCCGACGCTCCATCCCCAGTGCGTCGATTTCATCCTTTATCTGCTGGACCGCGGCTTCGACGTGACGCTCTTCTCGAACGGCCTTCTCGACGCATCCGTCCTCGATGAATTCGGCCGTTGCCTGAAGGATGCCCCGCCCGACCGCTTCAACATCGTATGCAACCTCAACGACCCGATCCTCACCCCGCCGACATCCTCCGGAGAGGCGCGGCTGCGGGAGTTCCTTTCATCGATGGGGCCGTTGATCACGCCCGGCTTCAATATCTACCGCCCTGATTTCACCTTGGAGTTCCTTTTCGAGTTGATCCGGGCCTACGGGCTGAGGAGATTCCTGCGGCTCGGCATCGCGCATCCGACCCCGGGGGGAAAGTCCGCCTTCGTGCGGTCGCGGGACATGCGCCGGGTCGTCGAGCGGCTTTTCACCTATCGCGCGGTATTCGAAGACCACCGTATAATGCCGGGCCTCGATTGCGGTTTCACCCGCTGCCGCTTCTCCGACCGGGAATTGGACTGGCTGCGGCGTTTCTCGTGCCGTGCGGTATTCCGCTGCAGTCCGTCCGTCGACATCTCGCCGGACATGGACCTGTTCCATTGCCTTCCTCTCTCGCGCTACCGGAGAAGATCCCTGCTCGAATTCGATTCGATGGAGGAGATCGCCTCCCATTTCGTCCGGATGCGCGATGAGATACGGTCCGAAGCGGCCGGCGTTTTCGTGGAGTGCGACGGATGCCGGCACCGGCTGGAGGATGTCTGCAGCGGCGGAGGATTGTGCCACGTAGTGTCCCGTTCTTCCGACGGGGCCCCTTTGCGGAACGGGGAGGAGGTCCTGGTGGGGCGGCAGGAAGTAGCCCGCCCCACGCACCTATTGCGGTTTACCGCTTGA
- a CDS encoding replication-associated recombination protein A, which yields MRAPLADRMRPALLADFVGQEELLGEGKFLSSVLTARPLPSLIFWGPPGSGKTTLARILAAETKAVFLPYSAVLSGIKEIREALAELKRTRAGGGPAASCPAILFIDEIHRWNKAQQDALLPFVEEGTVTLFGTTTENPSFEIRNALLSRSRVLVLSPLLSSDLETILRRSLTDADRGLGKPETFLAPEALRHIVAVADGDARVALNALESAVAIAEHKRLAEVDMETAEEALRKKALLYDKDGEEHYNLISALHKSLRGSDPDAALYWLARMLSAGEDPLYLARRMIRFASEDIGNAAPGALQITLAAAEAYRTLGSPEGELALAQAAVYLATAPKSNRIYTAWQKATRDAETEGTAPVPLHLRNAPTRMMKELGYGKEYKYPHDFADAFVPENYFPETLGRRKYYEPSGAGHEKVIADRLKSWWGGRK from the coding sequence ATGCGCGCCCCCCTCGCCGACCGGATGCGTCCGGCCCTCCTCGCCGATTTCGTCGGACAGGAGGAGTTGCTGGGGGAGGGGAAGTTCCTCTCCTCGGTGCTCACCGCGCGCCCGCTCCCCTCCCTCATCTTCTGGGGGCCGCCGGGGTCGGGAAAGACGACCCTCGCCCGGATCCTCGCCGCCGAGACGAAGGCCGTCTTCCTTCCCTATTCGGCCGTCCTGTCGGGGATCAAGGAGATCCGCGAGGCGCTGGCCGAGCTGAAGCGGACGCGCGCTGGCGGCGGTCCGGCGGCATCCTGCCCCGCCATCCTCTTCATCGACGAGATCCACCGGTGGAACAAGGCGCAGCAGGACGCGCTGCTGCCGTTCGTCGAGGAAGGCACCGTCACCCTGTTCGGGACCACCACGGAGAACCCGTCCTTCGAGATCCGGAACGCGCTCCTTTCCCGCAGCCGCGTGCTGGTCCTTTCTCCCCTGCTGTCTTCGGACCTCGAAACGATCCTGCGGCGATCGCTGACCGACGCGGACCGGGGGTTGGGGAAACCGGAAACGTTCCTTGCCCCGGAGGCGCTCCGGCACATCGTCGCGGTGGCGGACGGCGACGCCCGGGTGGCGCTGAACGCGCTGGAGTCGGCGGTCGCCATCGCCGAGCACAAGCGGCTTGCCGAAGTAGACATGGAAACGGCGGAGGAGGCGCTTCGAAAGAAGGCGCTGTTATACGACAAGGACGGGGAGGAACATTACAACCTGATCTCCGCGCTCCACAAGAGCCTGCGGGGGTCGGACCCGGACGCCGCCCTCTACTGGCTGGCGCGGATGCTCTCCGCGGGAGAGGACCCGCTCTACCTCGCCCGCAGGATGATCCGGTTCGCCTCGGAGGATATCGGCAACGCCGCGCCGGGGGCGCTGCAGATCACGCTGGCGGCGGCGGAGGCATACCGGACGCTGGGGAGCCCCGAGGGGGAACTGGCCCTGGCACAGGCGGCCGTGTACCTCGCGACCGCCCCGAAGAGCAACCGGATCTACACCGCCTGGCAGAAGGCCACGAGGGACGCGGAAACGGAGGGGACCGCCCCGGTGCCGCTGCACCTGCGGAACGCCCCCACCCGGATGATGAAGGAGCTCGGGTACGGGAAGGAGTACAAATACCCGCACGACTTCGCCGACGCCTTCGTCCCGGAAAACTACTTCCCCGAGACGCTCGGCCGCCGGAAGTATTACGAGCCGTCCGGGGCCGGCCACGAGAAGGTGATCGCCGACCGCCTCAAAAGCTGGTGGGGCGGCAGGAAATAG
- a CDS encoding NAD(+)/NADH kinase, giving the protein MKCAGIIAKHTDPRAESIVSDLCRWLEDHGKGVVLDRETAALIGRPDSVVRAKLPEHCDFLIVIGGDGTLLSAARVVGTTGKPILGVNMGSLGFMTAITLDELYPALERIFRFDFDYEERMMLVAHVHRLGERVANYTVLNDVVINKGALAKIIDIKVTVGGMYLSTFKADGLIICTPTGSTGYSLAAQGPIIYPTMNTILITPICPHTLTFRPLVVPDGLIVCAELCSKETDVFLTIDGQVGFGLRQGDVIEVKKAEAPLRFFRSPFRDYFTVLRTKLKWGER; this is encoded by the coding sequence ATGAAGTGCGCAGGAATCATCGCCAAGCACACCGACCCGCGAGCCGAATCCATCGTATCGGATCTTTGCCGGTGGCTCGAGGACCACGGGAAGGGCGTCGTCCTCGACCGCGAGACGGCGGCCCTGATCGGCCGTCCGGACTCCGTCGTCCGCGCGAAACTACCGGAGCATTGCGACTTCCTGATCGTGATCGGCGGGGACGGCACGCTGCTTTCCGCCGCGCGCGTCGTGGGGACCACCGGGAAGCCGATCCTCGGAGTCAACATGGGGTCGCTGGGCTTCATGACGGCGATCACCCTCGACGAACTCTACCCCGCGCTGGAGCGGATCTTCCGGTTCGACTTCGACTACGAAGAGCGGATGATGCTGGTCGCGCACGTCCACCGGCTGGGCGAACGGGTCGCCAACTACACGGTGCTGAACGACGTGGTGATCAACAAGGGGGCGCTCGCCAAGATCATCGACATCAAGGTGACGGTGGGCGGGATGTACCTCTCCACCTTCAAGGCGGACGGGCTCATCATCTGCACCCCCACCGGCTCCACCGGCTACTCCCTCGCCGCGCAGGGTCCGATCATCTACCCCACCATGAACACGATCCTCATCACCCCGATCTGCCCCCACACCTTGACCTTCCGCCCCCTCGTCGTGCCCGACGGGCTGATCGTCTGCGCGGAACTGTGCTCGAAGGAGACCGACGTCTTCCTGACCATCGACGGGCAGGTGGGGTTCGGGCTGCGCCAGGGGGACGTGATCGAGGTGAAGAAGGCCGAGGCGCCGCTCCGGTTTTTCCGCTCGCCCTTCCGGGATTACTTCACCGTCCTGCGCACCAAGCTGAAGTGGGGAGAGCGGTGA
- the recN gene encoding DNA repair protein RecN, with product MLIELTVRNLAIFEDVRVPFSAGLNVVTGETGAGKSLLVEAIRLALGEKADPIAVRTGEPEAEVSALFDLSRRDDLRDAWEEAGLPWEEEVVLRRVLPAAGRSRAYLNGRPVAQPVLAGLSPLLLTMVGQHSVSELLSRPAALSAVDDFAGSGALSSEMRKRYRRVAALRRQAAEAADRGAGARSRTETLDFEIGELSKAALLPGEEEELAADLSLLRNAVKVREALQAADDAIASSENAALVSMAFALARLREAAAVDPRMVETAERLRSVREEVQDLSRELGSVAARVTEDPERRERVEERLSTIRRLKRKYGKEVPELVSHLDSLRSEREALAGALEEEARLRKDLVIEEDGGVAAAKKLSAMRRKAAAAMGPAVEKELARVALAGARFRAEVSSREAVPGALSASGIDEAELLFSANPGQELRPLAQTASGGELSRVMLSLRNAASRGGAGKTLVFDEIDTGIGGQVAERVGARLKSLSASAQVVCVTHLPQVAAFADHHLQVVKKTAAGTVATGVKSLSKQDRIGELARMISGAEITEKAKAHAKTLIEKAAGE from the coding sequence ATGCTGATCGAGCTCACCGTCCGCAACCTGGCTATCTTCGAGGACGTTCGTGTCCCGTTCTCCGCGGGTCTCAACGTGGTCACGGGGGAGACGGGCGCGGGGAAGTCCCTCCTGGTCGAGGCGATCCGCCTCGCCCTCGGCGAGAAGGCCGATCCGATCGCGGTCCGCACCGGGGAGCCCGAGGCCGAGGTGTCCGCCCTGTTCGACCTCTCCCGCCGCGACGACCTGCGCGACGCGTGGGAGGAGGCTGGGCTGCCGTGGGAGGAGGAGGTCGTGCTGCGGCGCGTCCTGCCGGCCGCCGGGCGGAGCCGGGCCTACCTCAACGGGCGGCCCGTGGCCCAGCCCGTGCTGGCGGGGCTCTCCCCGCTCCTCCTCACGATGGTCGGGCAGCACAGCGTGTCGGAGCTTCTCTCCCGCCCCGCGGCGCTGTCGGCGGTCGACGATTTCGCCGGCTCGGGGGCGCTCTCTTCGGAGATGCGGAAACGGTATCGCCGCGTGGCGGCGCTGCGCCGGCAGGCTGCGGAGGCGGCGGACCGCGGGGCCGGCGCCCGGAGCCGGACGGAGACCCTCGACTTCGAGATCGGGGAGCTGTCGAAGGCGGCGCTCCTTCCCGGCGAGGAGGAGGAGCTCGCCGCGGATCTTTCGCTGCTGCGCAACGCGGTGAAGGTGCGCGAGGCGCTCCAGGCGGCGGACGACGCGATCGCGTCGTCGGAAAACGCCGCGCTCGTCTCGATGGCGTTCGCCCTCGCGCGCCTGCGGGAGGCGGCCGCGGTCGACCCGCGGATGGTGGAAACCGCCGAGCGGCTCCGCTCCGTCCGGGAGGAGGTGCAGGATCTCTCCCGGGAGCTCGGATCCGTCGCGGCCAGGGTGACGGAAGATCCCGAGCGCAGGGAACGCGTCGAGGAGCGGCTGAGCACGATCCGCCGCCTCAAGCGAAAGTACGGCAAGGAGGTTCCCGAGCTCGTCTCCCACCTCGATTCCCTCCGGTCGGAGCGCGAGGCGCTGGCCGGGGCGCTCGAAGAGGAGGCGCGGCTGCGAAAAGATCTCGTCATCGAGGAAGATGGCGGAGTCGCGGCGGCGAAGAAGCTCTCCGCGATGCGCCGGAAGGCGGCGGCGGCGATGGGACCGGCGGTGGAAAAGGAACTCGCGCGGGTCGCCCTCGCCGGGGCGCGGTTCCGGGCCGAGGTTTCCTCCCGCGAGGCGGTCCCCGGGGCGCTTTCGGCGTCGGGGATCGACGAGGCGGAGCTTCTCTTCTCCGCGAACCCCGGCCAGGAACTTCGACCGCTCGCGCAGACCGCCTCGGGCGGGGAGCTCTCCCGCGTGATGCTTTCCCTGCGGAACGCCGCCTCCCGGGGGGGCGCCGGAAAGACGCTCGTTTTCGACGAGATCGACACGGGGATCGGGGGCCAGGTGGCCGAGCGCGTCGGGGCGCGGTTGAAAAGCCTCTCGGCTTCCGCGCAGGTCGTCTGCGTCACGCACCTGCCGCAGGTCGCGGCCTTCGCCGACCACCATCTCCAGGTCGTGAAGAAGACGGCGGCCGGGACGGTCGCCACCGGGGTGAAATCGCTGTCGAAACAGGATAGGATAGGGGAACTCGCCCGGATGATCTCCGGTGCGGAGATCACGGAAAAAGCGAAGGCGCACGCGAAGACGCTGATCGAGAAGGCGGCGGGGGAATGA
- a CDS encoding N-acetyltransferase, with translation MIRKARMSDVKGIHQLIAEYARKGDMLPRSLADIYENLRDYFVFEEDDGKLVGSAAIHIMWEDLAEVRSLAVREGKMRRGVGTQLVESCISEAIMLGIERVFALTYKPEFFEKLGFHIVEKAELPQKIWTDCLKCSKFPDCDEVALVADFSGRRRG, from the coding sequence ATGATCCGGAAAGCGAGGATGTCGGACGTTAAGGGGATCCACCAGCTGATCGCCGAATACGCGCGGAAGGGCGACATGCTGCCGCGGTCCCTGGCCGACATCTACGAAAACCTGCGGGATTACTTCGTTTTCGAGGAGGACGACGGGAAATTGGTCGGCTCCGCGGCGATCCACATCATGTGGGAGGACCTGGCGGAGGTGCGCTCCCTCGCCGTGCGCGAGGGGAAGATGCGCCGCGGCGTCGGGACGCAGCTGGTGGAGTCGTGCATCTCCGAGGCGATCATGCTCGGGATCGAACGCGTCTTCGCGCTGACGTACAAGCCGGAGTTCTTCGAGAAGCTCGGGTTTCACATCGTGGAAAAGGCCGAACTCCCCCAGAAGATCTGGACCGATTGCCTGAAGTGCTCCAAGTTCCCCGACTGCGACGAGGTGGCGCTGGTCGCCGACTTCTCGGGGAGGCGCCGTGGCTGA
- a CDS encoding TldD/PmbA family protein, which produces MADPGFDTVLRDVAGRGGGDAELCVTRTRDRRYEAREGRLDGIALADTVALGLRVFRAGRMGFSYGFRGDAADLARMVEEAFFCAAASDPDAAYGLPDPAGPATDLPLYDPSVEKASEGEKGEFARSLEAQALARDPRVKRVRTAALRETVATVSLFHSRGFAATRRESLCSAHVETVAEENGEGQTGYGFGVARSLRGLNAAAIAEEGATRALRMLGAVRPKTGEYRVVLENSAAAELLEVLIPSFLSSQVAKGKSMFAGKVGRKVASEAVTIEDDPLDPGGSGAEPFDAEGTPTRRRELIAKGELRGFLADAFWGRKIGTGSTGACRRPGPKAPPTVGISNLRIAPGGHPPSALFEAAGNGILLTEFLGIHTADPVSGDFSVGASGIRIAGGALGEPLHGFAVAGNILGLLEKVEAGGSDFRWFGNVGAPSLMVSAISVGGD; this is translated from the coding sequence GTGGCTGATCCCGGGTTCGACACCGTCCTGCGCGATGTGGCGGGGCGGGGAGGGGGCGACGCAGAGCTGTGCGTGACGCGCACGCGGGATCGCCGGTACGAGGCGCGCGAGGGAAGACTCGACGGGATCGCGCTCGCGGACACCGTGGCCCTTGGGTTGCGCGTCTTTCGCGCCGGGCGGATGGGGTTCTCCTACGGGTTCCGGGGCGACGCCGCCGATCTTGCCCGGATGGTGGAAGAGGCGTTCTTCTGCGCCGCCGCTTCCGACCCGGATGCCGCGTACGGCTTGCCGGACCCGGCGGGACCGGCGACGGACCTCCCTCTGTACGACCCCTCCGTCGAAAAGGCTTCGGAAGGGGAAAAGGGGGAGTTCGCCCGCTCCCTCGAGGCGCAGGCCCTCGCGCGGGACCCCCGGGTGAAGCGCGTGCGCACGGCGGCGCTGCGCGAGACGGTCGCCACCGTATCCTTGTTCCATTCCAGGGGGTTCGCGGCGACGAGGCGGGAGTCCCTTTGCTCGGCGCACGTGGAGACGGTGGCCGAGGAGAACGGCGAGGGGCAGACCGGGTACGGGTTCGGCGTCGCCCGATCGCTGCGGGGGCTGAACGCGGCGGCGATCGCCGAGGAGGGCGCGACCCGGGCGCTGCGGATGCTCGGGGCGGTCCGTCCGAAGACCGGGGAGTACAGGGTGGTCCTCGAAAACAGCGCGGCGGCCGAGCTGCTCGAGGTGCTGATCCCGTCGTTCCTTTCCTCCCAGGTCGCCAAGGGGAAGTCGATGTTCGCCGGAAAGGTCGGCAGGAAGGTGGCGTCGGAGGCGGTCACGATCGAAGACGATCCGCTGGATCCCGGCGGGTCCGGCGCCGAGCCGTTCGACGCGGAGGGGACGCCGACGCGGCGGCGGGAGCTGATCGCGAAGGGGGAGCTGCGCGGCTTCCTCGCGGACGCGTTCTGGGGCAGGAAGATCGGGACGGGATCGACCGGCGCGTGCCGCCGTCCGGGGCCGAAGGCGCCCCCCACGGTCGGGATCTCCAACCTGCGGATCGCCCCCGGCGGGCATCCGCCGTCCGCGCTGTTCGAGGCCGCGGGGAACGGCATCCTCCTCACGGAGTTCCTCGGGATCCACACGGCGGACCCGGTTTCGGGGGATTTCTCGGTGGGGGCCTCCGGGATCCGCATCGCGGGCGGGGCGTTGGGCGAGCCGCTCCACGGGTTCGCCGTCGCGGGCAACATCCTCGGCCTGCTGGAAAAGGTCGAAGCGGGGGGGTCCGATTTTCGCTGGTTCGGCAACGTCGGCGCCCCCTCCCTGATGGTGAGCGCGATCTCCGTGGGAGGCGACTGA
- a CDS encoding pyrimidine 5'-nucleotidase → MPKRPLFIFDLDNTLYPPEVTLWRIVDERIEEYVRRKLGTDPETAHRMRKAFLAEFGTTLRGLMHYHGVSPGDYLEFVHDVPIPEIVPPRPELRKMLSGLPGRCVVFTNGSEGYARRVLDALGVAGMMEGIYGIEFMEYIAKPSPYPYAKLLRVTGARGEDSLFCEDSRNNLLPARELGMFTVWVGGNEKESPAHAVVKDVCDLPDVLHGFPPMSRWNGGAARGASFDGASRKERGTE, encoded by the coding sequence ATGCCGAAGCGGCCGCTCTTCATCTTCGATCTCGACAACACGCTCTACCCGCCGGAAGTGACCCTGTGGCGGATCGTCGACGAGCGGATCGAGGAGTACGTTCGCAGGAAGCTCGGGACCGACCCCGAGACGGCCCACCGGATGCGGAAGGCGTTTCTCGCCGAGTTCGGGACGACGCTTCGGGGGCTCATGCATTACCACGGCGTTTCCCCCGGCGACTACCTCGAGTTCGTCCACGACGTGCCGATCCCGGAGATCGTCCCCCCGCGCCCGGAACTGCGGAAGATGCTCTCGGGCCTCCCCGGCAGGTGCGTCGTGTTCACCAACGGATCGGAAGGCTACGCCCGCCGGGTGCTCGACGCGCTGGGCGTGGCCGGGATGATGGAAGGGATCTACGGGATCGAGTTCATGGAATACATCGCCAAGCCGTCGCCCTACCCGTACGCGAAGCTGCTACGGGTGACGGGAGCCCGCGGTGAGGATTCCCTGTTCTGCGAGGACAGCCGCAATAACCTGCTGCCCGCGCGCGAACTGGGGATGTTCACCGTGTGGGTGGGCGGGAACGAGAAGGAGTCTCCGGCGCACGCCGTCGTGAAAGACGTGTGCGATCTGCCGGACGTGCTCCACGGTTTCCCCCCCATGTCCCGGTGGAACGGCGGCGCGGCCCGAGGGGCGTCCTTCGACGGGGCGTCCCGGAAAGAGAGAGGAACGGAATGA
- a CDS encoding Rne/Rng family ribonuclease, with translation MTEGKPKRSYWRRGPRKKKGAEDAAGTAATTPQLTEGGDSASESEVSGAPETGEPFAPPPAPEFGEAGFDAAPAEASAEAAESASGETEAGSASTGEVPAKGRRRSRRRGKKKPGDGTAAESAEGVGETQAPAEEPRPSGDVGWGGQESPARRPFHAPAIVEVEPAEGEMSAAPMAGPPGTKAEPGAEPGGEPGEPGKRRRRRRRRRRGKGKGPGQGEAGGTTPAAAGDEEPEADDMGALAAGGTEAEEPDAGPEDMNEADEEEEESFPEEGTGAKKVMLIDGLHSEENRVAIVAEGNLDYYEVENQRRKAFKGNIYKAKVVNIAHAIEAAFVEFGGGRHGFLPLNEYCAGALMEHLGDWNEGDKRPPLRPGMEILVQVTKEESTIKGAAVTSYISIAGRYMVMMLGMKRYGISKKITGEKERERIRKQMEKLEYPDHLGFIVRTVGAARPLKDLKADLTNLLKLWDRTVEGARANKAPALLYEEQDIVIRTLRDNYSADVTEVLMNSEAAYRKASAFFDVYYPKEKGKLKLYRNKRPLFGKFNLEEQVERGTQRKVPLPSGGHIVIDRSEALWAIDVNSGRSSKDRDIEDTAFRTNGEAAAEVTRQLRLRDIGGLIVIDFIDMESKSHNKEVERILKEGLKRDKAKSDVTSLGKFGLVAISRQRMGTSFYDILLKGCDLCGGTGVIPTQDAATVRLLRRLHDELSKEGREAGQEVSVRVAPGLLETLLNQKRDDINRLEKLCGGKVAFHADPTLSASSFSIENETAK, from the coding sequence ATGACGGAAGGAAAACCGAAACGGAGCTATTGGCGACGCGGGCCACGGAAGAAGAAGGGTGCGGAGGATGCGGCGGGAACCGCCGCGACGACCCCGCAGCTCACGGAAGGGGGGGATTCGGCGTCGGAAAGCGAGGTGTCCGGGGCGCCGGAAACGGGGGAACCGTTCGCGCCGCCGCCCGCCCCGGAATTCGGGGAGGCGGGATTCGACGCGGCGCCGGCCGAGGCCTCGGCCGAGGCGGCGGAAAGCGCCTCCGGGGAAACGGAGGCCGGGAGCGCGTCGACCGGAGAGGTCCCGGCGAAGGGACGGCGAAGGTCGCGGCGCCGGGGAAAGAAGAAGCCGGGAGACGGGACCGCCGCGGAGTCGGCGGAAGGGGTCGGCGAAACACAGGCTCCGGCGGAGGAACCCCGACCTTCCGGGGACGTGGGGTGGGGTGGACAGGAGTCGCCCGCCCGGCGACCGTTCCATGCCCCGGCGATCGTAGAGGTGGAGCCGGCCGAAGGGGAAATGTCGGCAGCTCCGATGGCGGGCCCTCCCGGGACCAAGGCGGAACCGGGTGCGGAACCGGGCGGGGAACCGGGAGAACCCGGGAAGAGGCGTCGCCGCAGGCGCCGTCGACGCCGGGGGAAAGGGAAAGGACCGGGGCAGGGCGAGGCCGGCGGCACGACCCCGGCGGCGGCCGGTGACGAGGAACCGGAGGCGGACGACATGGGAGCCCTCGCCGCGGGCGGTACGGAGGCCGAGGAACCGGACGCCGGACCGGAGGACATGAACGAGGCGGATGAGGAAGAGGAAGAGTCCTTCCCCGAGGAAGGGACCGGCGCGAAGAAGGTGATGCTGATCGACGGCCTTCACTCCGAGGAGAACCGGGTCGCGATCGTCGCGGAAGGGAACCTCGACTACTACGAGGTCGAGAACCAGCGCCGGAAGGCGTTCAAGGGGAACATCTACAAGGCGAAGGTCGTCAACATCGCCCACGCCATCGAGGCGGCGTTCGTCGAGTTCGGGGGCGGCCGCCACGGCTTCCTGCCGTTGAACGAGTATTGCGCCGGCGCCCTGATGGAGCACCTAGGGGACTGGAACGAGGGGGACAAGCGGCCTCCGCTGCGCCCCGGCATGGAGATCCTCGTCCAGGTGACGAAGGAGGAGTCGACGATCAAGGGGGCCGCGGTCACCTCGTACATCAGCATCGCCGGCCGCTACATGGTGATGATGCTCGGGATGAAACGGTACGGCATCTCGAAGAAGATCACGGGAGAGAAGGAGCGCGAGCGGATCCGGAAGCAGATGGAGAAGCTCGAATACCCCGATCACCTCGGGTTCATCGTCCGCACGGTCGGCGCCGCCCGGCCGTTGAAGGATCTGAAAGCCGACCTCACCAACCTGCTGAAGCTGTGGGACCGCACCGTGGAAGGAGCGCGGGCGAACAAGGCCCCCGCGCTGCTGTACGAGGAACAGGACATCGTCATCCGCACGCTGCGGGACAACTACAGCGCGGACGTCACCGAAGTGCTGATGAACTCCGAGGCCGCCTACCGCAAGGCGTCCGCCTTCTTCGACGTCTACTATCCGAAGGAGAAGGGGAAGCTCAAGCTGTACCGGAACAAGCGGCCCCTGTTCGGCAAGTTCAACCTCGAGGAGCAGGTGGAGCGGGGGACGCAGCGCAAGGTGCCGCTCCCCTCGGGGGGGCACATCGTGATCGACCGCTCGGAAGCGCTGTGGGCGATCGACGTCAACTCCGGCCGTTCCTCCAAGGACCGGGACATCGAGGACACCGCCTTCCGCACGAACGGGGAGGCGGCCGCGGAAGTGACCCGGCAGCTGCGCCTGCGCGACATCGGCGGCCTCATCGTCATCGACTTCATCGACATGGAGAGCAAGTCCCACAACAAGGAGGTCGAGCGGATCCTGAAGGAGGGGTTGAAGCGGGACAAGGCGAAGAGCGACGTCACTTCCCTCGGGAAGTTCGGGCTGGTGGCGATCAGCCGGCAGCGGATGGGGACCTCCTTCTACGACATCCTCCTCAAGGGGTGCGACCTGTGCGGGGGGACGGGCGTCATCCCGACACAGGACGCCGCCACGGTGCGGCTGCTGCGCCGGCTGCACGACGAGCTTTCCAAGGAGGGGAGGGAAGCGGGCCAGGAGGTATCCGTGCGCGTGGCCCCGGGGCTCCTCGAGACGCTGCTCAACCAGAAGCGGGACGACATCAACCGGCTCGAAAAGCTGTGCGGCGGGAAAGTGGCGTTCCATGCCGACCCGACGCTGTCGGCGTCTTCGTTCTCGATCGAAAACGAGACGGCAAAGTAG